One genomic window of Helicobacter canis includes the following:
- a CDS encoding GDSL-type esterase/lipase family protein yields MRIYEFFLTLVLGFVIVLVVMNKSVFSYIEQKYHIAAFDPSSPLLYALGTPARGLDSLRARLFPSQEELALNSSKETEEVAEEVDSSDLIEQVIYPLITQEGKIALEPESTFLFIGDSLMQGVGMTLGLELKKRGFSVIDIAKQSTGLTYIDFFDWGKTLKDAFAKNPHINIVVIMVGANDPYNMPKIKYASPEWVEVYQGRVRDILETANAHNAIVVWYEAPIVKKPSLNAKLAFLNTLYAREVASYKAVFLPSNVALAPDGVYTAYGKTESGKSVKLRANDGIHFSGEGSRVLGGLLLERLEVVDSSGDSNEDSALFERDSALGNHSGDFVDFLKKHRLTPSGIPCFRGTADLESSSLLKSTKSPTSNTAIPRILEEENRATSEKPADIENQPQSKKADSSDNAHLSSLRDTAPAVAWQSIQKYTNPLESIFSHNAANIMDRHAAHAARDDRKNAASKKADSSDNAHSLSLRADLSAWQSIQKSAILLESSFENNPANAPKVDSRFAGLESTLEKINA; encoded by the coding sequence ATGCGTATTTATGAGTTTTTCCTAACGCTTGTGCTAGGCTTTGTCATCGTGCTTGTGGTGATGAATAAAAGCGTGTTTTCCTACATCGAGCAAAAATACCATATCGCTGCTTTTGACCCTAGCTCGCCACTGCTTTATGCGCTAGGCACTCCAGCGCGTGGGCTTGACTCTCTGCGCGCAAGGCTTTTCCCCTCTCAAGAGGAGCTAGCCCTAAACTCTAGCAAAGAGACTGAAGAGGTAGCAGAAGAAGTGGATTCTAGCGATTTGATAGAGCAAGTGATCTATCCGCTTATCACGCAAGAGGGCAAAATCGCGCTAGAGCCAGAATCCACTTTTTTGTTTATTGGGGATTCTTTGATGCAAGGGGTGGGTATGACGCTTGGGCTGGAGCTTAAAAAGCGCGGATTTAGCGTGATTGATATAGCCAAGCAAAGCACAGGGCTTACTTATATAGACTTTTTTGATTGGGGCAAGACGCTTAAAGACGCCTTTGCGAAAAATCCGCATATCAACATCGTGGTGATTATGGTAGGGGCAAATGACCCCTACAATATGCCTAAGATCAAATATGCTAGCCCTGAATGGGTGGAGGTGTATCAAGGGCGTGTGCGCGATATTTTAGAGACAGCAAATGCGCATAATGCCATTGTCGTGTGGTATGAAGCTCCCATTGTCAAAAAGCCTAGTTTAAATGCCAAGCTAGCGTTTCTAAACACTCTGTATGCTAGGGAAGTGGCAAGCTATAAGGCAGTGTTTTTACCCTCAAATGTCGCGCTAGCTCCTGATGGAGTCTATACAGCCTATGGCAAAACAGAGAGTGGCAAGAGCGTGAAGCTGCGTGCTAATGATGGGATACATTTTAGTGGAGAGGGGTCGAGGGTGTTGGGGGGGTTGTTGTTGGAGCGGCTAGAGGTAGTTGATTCTAGTGGGGATAGTAATGAGGATTCAGCTCTTTTTGAGAGGGATTCAGCTTTGGGTAATCATAGCGGTGATTTTGTGGATTTTCTAAAGAAACATCGGCTAACGCCGAGCGGTATCCCTTGTTTTAGGGGAACCGCAGACCTTGAGTCTAGTTCCCTCCTAAAATCCACAAAAAGCCCCACTAGCAATACCGCAATTCCTAGAATCCTTGAAGAAGAAAATCGAGCTACAAGTGAAAAACCAGCCGACATTGAAAACCAGCCGCAAAGTAAAAAAGCGGATTCTAGCGACAATGCTCATTTATCGTCATTGCGAGACACTGCGCCAGCAGTGGCGTGGCAATCCATACAAAAATATACCAACCCACTAGAATCCATTTTTTCACACAATGCCGCAAACATTATGGATCGCCACGCGGCTCACGCCGCTCGCGATGACAGAAAAAACGCCGCTAGCAAAAAAGCGGATTCTAGCGACAACGCCCATTCTCTGTCATTGCGAGCCGACTTGTCGGCGTGGCAATCCATACAAAAATCCGCCATTCTCTTAGAATCCTCGTTTGAAAACAATCCCGCCAATGCGCCAAAAGTGGATTCTAGGTTTGCTGGGCTAGAATCCACTTTAGAAAAGATCAATGCGTAA
- a CDS encoding MBOAT family protein, giving the protein MFFFSIEFGVVFVAFFIAYWCLHKHLAWQNALLLVFNYAILWGFGSFYFALVLALYTLFIFGASLMIAGSSGSGRAGLLAAIALVVCNLSFFKYFASFKDGFENLLRLFGLDFMDIDIVLPLGLSFYSFASITYLVAIYHAKHIPSDYVYITNPKLESLPNLAIYLSFFPTIIAGPIMRSDFFFSQLKSVRLWQAKSANLIIALLLFGIVKKVLIATYTQEYTEPILRNPLNHNAIELLLGIFGYSVQIYCDFSGYVNLVCAFGLMLGFTLPPNFNMPYMARNLKDFWARWHISLSTFIRDFIYIPLGGSKNGFWRAQMAVMVAFVLSGIWHGNTLNFLIWGALHGLGLVWLNSLRALGLGLGSGVLAGVVARACTFCFVSFAWLFFCYKDFGDSVAFLGAFVENFSKPIGLREVGILAVGAVLFMLYPLCQNLLRQCVFYLYKIPNILKPIVLAAVLLLVFCLMPDGIPNFIYAGF; this is encoded by the coding sequence ATGTTTTTTTTCTCCATAGAATTTGGTGTGGTGTTTGTCGCATTTTTTATCGCGTATTGGTGCTTACATAAGCATTTAGCGTGGCAGAATGCCCTGCTGCTTGTCTTTAACTACGCGATTTTATGGGGGTTTGGGAGCTTTTACTTCGCGCTGGTGCTAGCACTCTATACGCTCTTTATCTTTGGGGCTAGCTTGATGATAGCTGGGAGTTCGGGCAGCGGCAGAGCAGGGCTGCTAGCTGCCATCGCGCTGGTGGTGTGTAATTTGAGCTTTTTTAAGTATTTTGCTAGCTTTAAAGACGGCTTTGAAAATCTCTTGCGATTGTTTGGGCTAGATTTTATGGATATAGATATTGTGCTGCCCCTAGGGCTTAGCTTTTATAGCTTTGCTTCTATCACCTATCTTGTGGCGATTTATCACGCAAAGCATATCCCAAGCGACTATGTCTATATCACCAATCCCAAGCTAGAGTCCCTGCCAAATCTTGCTATTTATCTCTCATTTTTCCCCACCATTATTGCAGGTCCTATTATGCGGAGTGATTTTTTCTTCTCGCAGCTAAAGTCTGTGCGATTGTGGCAGGCTAAAAGTGCCAATCTCATCATCGCTCTTTTGCTTTTTGGGATTGTCAAAAAGGTCTTAATCGCCACTTATACGCAAGAATACACAGAGCCTATCTTGCGTAATCCGCTCAATCACAACGCTATCGAGCTGCTGCTAGGGATATTTGGGTATAGCGTGCAGATTTATTGCGACTTTAGCGGGTATGTCAATCTTGTGTGTGCGTTTGGGCTTATGCTAGGCTTCACACTCCCGCCAAACTTCAATATGCCCTATATGGCGCGCAATCTCAAGGACTTTTGGGCTAGGTGGCATATCAGTCTTTCTACCTTTATCCGCGATTTTATCTATATCCCGCTAGGAGGGAGCAAAAATGGATTCTGGCGGGCGCAAATGGCTGTGATGGTGGCATTTGTCTTATCTGGAATCTGGCACGGCAATACGCTGAATTTCCTTATCTGGGGGGCGTTGCACGGGCTTGGACTTGTGTGGCTAAATAGCCTAAGGGCTTTGGGGCTTGGGCTTGGCAGCGGCGTGCTTGCAGGCGTTGTGGCTAGGGCTTGCACCTTTTGCTTTGTGAGCTTTGCGTGGCTGTTTTTCTGCTATAAGGATTTTGGGGATTCTGTGGCGTTTTTGGGGGCATTTGTGGAGAATTTTTCTAAGCCTATTGGCTTGCGTGAAGTGGGGATTCTCGCAGTGGGGGCGGTGCTGTTTATGCTCTATCCATTGTGTCAAAACCTCTTGCGGCAATGTGTATTCTACCTCTATAAAATCCCAAATATCCTAAAGCCCATTGTGCTAGCGGCGGTGCTTCTCTTGGTCTTTTGCCTAATGCCTGATGGCATACCAAACTTCATCTACGCGGGGTTTTAA
- a CDS encoding methyl-accepting chemotaxis protein, which translates to MNTKDKKKPISVFVILGLGYALFGVIILALCIYAIMRISFIDANLKQINNINSVKQRVAIDFRGSVHDRSIAIRDVVLHTPQSKESLDFIIKEIATLESNYTNARERMKTLFEATNGLESQEKEILSRIDGIDTKALPIIHEIISLKKAGNDEVATARLQEVRPLFVSWLAVINEFINLEESKNQAITPLVADVVSIFKAVFIASVVLSIIFSIGIAFFIIRYLSRILGGEPNVAKASVKLIASGDLRESITAIEGSMLNDIANMQLKLKGIVSEILKSAQEIFTNTKAVEQASANSQQASKAQSDTAKSSATAIAQIAQGIAQIAEIAKLTEENSAKTLESAKKGKEAMTDTQATIDQVTQMVNTSANQILELEKQSNEISQSASLIAEIADQTNLLALNAAIEAARAGEHGRGFAVVADEVRKLAERTQDTTAQIATIIKHIQDEIKRVSNSMNQAVPRAQKSMELAEQTSSLLDEIEEQATDSLEKAQSVSTQSNQQEESVANVERSMQEMVQVSNDTNILMEKSQSSIAQLSKISTTLQDNISFFRL; encoded by the coding sequence ATGAACACAAAGGATAAAAAGAAGCCTATAAGTGTATTTGTGATCTTGGGCTTAGGATATGCCTTATTTGGTGTGATTATCCTAGCACTTTGTATCTATGCGATTATGCGCATAAGCTTTATTGATGCTAATCTCAAGCAAATCAACAACATAAATTCCGTGAAGCAGCGCGTAGCTATCGACTTCCGCGGAAGCGTGCATGACCGCTCCATAGCCATACGAGATGTCGTGCTACACACCCCCCAAAGCAAAGAATCGCTGGATTTTATCATCAAAGAAATAGCGACCCTAGAATCCAACTACACCAATGCTAGAGAGCGTATGAAGACACTTTTTGAAGCGACCAACGGGCTAGAATCACAAGAAAAAGAAATCCTTTCACGCATCGATGGCATTGATACCAAAGCCCTGCCCATCATACACGAGATCATCTCCTTGAAAAAAGCCGGCAATGATGAAGTAGCCACTGCCCGCTTGCAAGAAGTCCGCCCGCTTTTTGTAAGCTGGCTTGCTGTGATCAATGAGTTTATCAACCTAGAAGAGAGTAAAAATCAAGCCATCACGCCGCTTGTAGCCGATGTGGTCTCAATCTTTAAAGCTGTGTTTATCGCAAGCGTGGTTTTATCTATCATCTTTAGTATAGGGATCGCATTTTTCATTATTCGCTATCTCTCTAGGATTCTAGGTGGTGAGCCAAATGTCGCTAAAGCTAGTGTGAAGCTTATAGCCAGTGGAGATCTACGAGAATCTATCACTGCCATAGAAGGCTCTATGCTCAATGATATAGCCAATATGCAGCTAAAGCTTAAAGGCATTGTAAGCGAGATCCTAAAGAGTGCGCAAGAGATTTTCACTAATACCAAAGCCGTAGAGCAAGCAAGTGCCAATTCACAGCAAGCCTCCAAAGCCCAAAGCGATACCGCCAAATCAAGTGCCACTGCTATCGCACAAATCGCGCAAGGCATCGCGCAAATTGCAGAAATCGCCAAGCTCACAGAAGAAAACTCCGCCAAAACCCTAGAATCCGCCAAAAAAGGCAAGGAAGCAATGACTGATACCCAAGCCACGATTGATCAAGTAACACAAATGGTCAATACCTCTGCAAACCAGATTCTAGAGCTAGAAAAGCAGTCCAATGAGATTAGCCAAAGTGCGAGCCTCATCGCAGAAATCGCTGATCAAACAAACCTCCTAGCCCTAAATGCCGCCATAGAAGCCGCAAGAGCAGGAGAGCACGGCAGGGGCTTTGCGGTAGTAGCTGATGAAGTGCGCAAGCTAGCAGAGCGCACGCAAGATACCACCGCGCAGATTGCTACAATCATCAAGCATATACAAGATGAAATTAAGCGTGTGTCAAACTCTATGAACCAAGCCGTCCCCAGAGCGCAAAAGAGTATGGAGCTAGCCGAGCAGACTTCAAGCCTACTTGATGAGATCGAAGAGCAAGCCACAGATTCTCTAGAAAAAGCCCAAAGTGTCAGCACACAAAGCAACCAGCAAGAAGAAAGCGTCGCCAATGTAGAGCGCAGTATGCAAGAAATGGTGCAAGTCTCCAATGACACAAATATCCTTATGGAAAAAAGCCAAAGCTCCATAGCCCAGCTCTCTAAAATCTCCACAACACTCCAAGATAATATCAGCTTCTTTAGACTTTAG
- a CDS encoding TonB-dependent receptor, with protein MEQKAFVSLILASMLAATLHADQSQNDSPTSDEPSTPSLESTSKDAPSTPTMLNPVSAFAKKNAKLDSLNRNTYTLDKSQITDKGYNQSTNIFQYMPFVGLNDTGLGSNIDLRSQGARANTSVQVLINGVPSNMLDSSHGVTPISTLSPNTIESIEILPGGGAVMYGNGTRGGVVSITTQKRYEKPFFSAGASYGNIIASTGNNINADAKFGTKLRSGTRSPIYVSLGAAYIHQGGPRQGDLTQGAQANGSFVVDFGDRASVDFSLDYFGGSIKTSPNNSFQITPNPSKNDRNKAGYGSLHNTQHRVDASLGLVAHLTENSTLDVRSFFHLNRIDYVDSTTNLALYMNAFKDVSADQNGSFFDDKKAGVIVKYDLHHTKGRFIAGLESIYNRGERVMNQHIFWQGDPVSMMGQQVSKYDHTMKIPFQGSKWSNAAFMIEKYDFSKRFSLTGGARYEWAYYDIDVTYNSRINMTTQNNGNGMVIPINAKGSLQDSLHNYALELTPSFAYSDTGAVYLKYEKGFFSPSPNSMLKRESSGYAATNLKKEEYHTLEAGLKDFFGDFLSLSLSAFYTLTQNEFYTIGNAHSIGGVSYNNYDFTQRAGIEAFSQQFFFNDRLSFNESFTYVNATILQDNGSKTNRTIPYTSSYKATLGASLALGRHWSLWTQHSFFGAQKDIVGATIPAYSLSDIGISAKYGDFSLTAGVRNVFDSFYYTYYNSDKTDPIAGYGFLIGAGRSVFVQGRYEF; from the coding sequence ATGGAACAAAAAGCGTTTGTATCATTGATCCTAGCAAGTATGCTAGCAGCCACGCTCCACGCAGACCAAAGCCAAAATGATAGCCCCACTAGCGATGAGCCAAGCACGCCAAGCCTAGAATCCACTTCTAAAGACGCGCCATCTACCCCCACGATGCTAAACCCTGTAAGTGCCTTTGCCAAGAAAAATGCCAAGCTAGATAGCCTAAACCGCAATACCTACACCCTAGACAAATCCCAAATCACCGACAAAGGCTACAATCAAAGCACCAATATCTTCCAATATATGCCTTTTGTAGGGCTGAACGACACAGGGCTTGGCAGCAATATCGACCTGCGCTCCCAAGGCGCACGCGCCAACACCTCCGTGCAAGTGCTGATAAATGGCGTGCCATCAAATATGCTAGATTCTAGCCACGGCGTAACACCCATAAGCACTCTCTCACCAAACACCATAGAATCCATAGAGATCCTGCCCGGTGGCGGAGCAGTGATGTATGGCAATGGCACGCGCGGTGGGGTAGTCTCTATCACCACGCAAAAACGCTATGAAAAGCCCTTTTTCTCCGCAGGTGCGAGCTATGGCAATATCATCGCTAGCACAGGGAATAATATCAATGCCGATGCAAAGTTTGGCACAAAGCTTAGGAGTGGCACGCGTAGCCCCATATATGTCTCTTTGGGAGCAGCTTATATCCACCAAGGCGGACCAAGGCAGGGTGATCTCACGCAAGGGGCGCAAGCAAATGGCTCTTTTGTCGTAGATTTTGGCGATAGGGCGAGTGTAGATTTTAGCCTAGATTACTTTGGTGGGAGCATTAAAACAAGCCCGAACAACTCTTTCCAAATCACGCCAAACCCTAGCAAAAACGACCGCAACAAAGCCGGCTATGGTAGCCTGCACAACACCCAGCACAGAGTCGATGCAAGCCTAGGGCTAGTAGCACACCTAACAGAAAATTCCACGCTTGATGTGCGGAGCTTTTTCCACTTAAATCGCATTGATTATGTGGATTCTACTACCAATCTCGCTCTTTATATGAATGCTTTCAAAGATGTCAGCGCAGATCAAAACGGCTCATTTTTTGATGATAAAAAGGCAGGCGTGATTGTGAAATACGACTTACACCATACAAAAGGTCGCTTCATCGCCGGACTAGAATCCATCTATAATCGCGGTGAGCGCGTGATGAATCAGCATATATTCTGGCAAGGCGATCCTGTGTCAATGATGGGGCAGCAAGTCAGCAAATACGACCACACGATGAAAATCCCATTTCAAGGCAGCAAGTGGAGCAATGCGGCTTTTATGATAGAAAAATACGATTTTAGCAAGAGATTTTCACTCACAGGTGGGGCGCGCTATGAATGGGCTTACTACGATATTGATGTTACATACAACTCCCGTATCAATATGACCACGCAAAATAATGGTAATGGAATGGTTATACCCATTAACGCTAAAGGCAGCTTGCAAGACTCTTTGCACAACTACGCCCTAGAGCTTACCCCAAGCTTCGCATACAGCGACACAGGCGCGGTGTATCTCAAATATGAAAAGGGCTTTTTCTCCCCTAGCCCCAACTCTATGCTAAAGCGCGAGAGCAGTGGCTACGCCGCTACCAATCTCAAAAAAGAGGAATACCACACCCTAGAAGCCGGGCTTAAAGACTTCTTTGGCGATTTCTTAAGCTTATCACTTAGTGCTTTCTACACCCTCACGCAAAATGAATTCTACACCATAGGCAATGCCCACTCCATAGGCGGCGTAAGCTACAACAACTACGACTTCACACAACGCGCCGGGATAGAGGCTTTCTCCCAGCAGTTTTTCTTTAACGATCGCTTAAGCTTTAATGAAAGCTTCACCTATGTCAATGCCACAATTTTGCAAGATAATGGCAGCAAAACTAATCGCACTATCCCCTACACAAGCAGCTACAAAGCCACTTTAGGAGCAAGCCTAGCCTTAGGGCGGCACTGGAGTCTATGGACCCAGCATAGCTTCTTTGGCGCGCAAAAGGACATCGTGGGCGCAACTATCCCTGCATATAGCCTAAGTGATATAGGCATTAGCGCGAAATACGGCGACTTCTCTCTTACCGCAGGCGTGCGCAATGTCTTTGACTCGTTTTATTACACCTACTACAACAGCGACAAGACAGACCCCATCGCAGGCTATGGCTTCTTGATAGGAGCTGGGAGGAGTGTGTTTGTGCAAGGGCGATATGAGTTTTAG
- the asnB gene encoding asparagine synthase (glutamine-hydrolyzing), with the protein MRGGGAKWILDRDDQSPLYSIVFNGEIYNYIELKEQLKAKGYIFHTQSDTEVALASFVEWGESCLNRFNGMWALAIYDHRAKRLFLSRDRFGKKPLFYAFITTSKGERQLIFASEMKAIYPYLEQISPSHAFSAMSARANIFSYPQTHDTLVDGIYRFPYSHYAFIDQATMQVEPKRYYNILDHLRPVPSSYELAKQEFFTLFCDAVKVRMRSDVTIGTALSGGLDSSAVICTMAHLAKQGVQTQKDWQHAFVACFKDTHQDESWYAKQVVDHIGINATFKEIEPLKEWDNISKYFYMLEDLYGRILLHDILIYKEQRSNGITVSLDGHGSDELFCGYGHIPYALWDSRYHPLRLWQLMHTTNGTRLHPESTFSVLKSSLSMFARTGVKRLIGREIIKSADSSHPNFQAMDTLNQVLYVMFFETLLPVIIRDYDKCSMISSIEIRMPFMDHRLVEFMFSLPYHYKVGGGYTKKLLRDSIGTLMPSSVTWRKPKLGFNAPMGDWIARDKSHNGLKEWFLDIAHSKDFLECPLVPNAKETQSQILALASGNIAQENAQNTAEEVWCALNPYLWQKSIAQYALRF; encoded by the coding sequence TTGCGGGGGGGGGGGGCGAAGTGGATTCTAGATAGAGATGATCAAAGTCCGCTTTATAGCATAGTCTTTAACGGAGAGATTTATAACTACATCGAGCTAAAAGAGCAGCTCAAAGCCAAAGGCTATATTTTCCACACACAAAGTGATACAGAAGTCGCGTTAGCAAGCTTTGTAGAGTGGGGTGAATCCTGCTTAAACCGCTTCAATGGTATGTGGGCGTTGGCAATTTATGACCATAGAGCTAAACGCCTTTTCCTAAGCCGAGATCGCTTCGGCAAAAAGCCCCTATTTTACGCCTTTATCACCACGAGCAAAGGAGAGAGACAGCTAATCTTTGCAAGTGAGATGAAAGCCATTTATCCCTACTTAGAGCAAATATCGCCCTCACACGCCTTTAGCGCGATGAGTGCTAGGGCAAATATCTTCTCCTATCCGCAAACCCACGACACCCTAGTAGATGGGATCTATCGCTTTCCTTACTCACACTATGCCTTTATCGATCAAGCCACTATGCAAGTAGAGCCCAAACGCTACTACAATATCCTAGACCACTTACGCCCTGTCCCTAGCAGCTATGAGCTAGCAAAGCAGGAGTTTTTCACACTCTTTTGCGATGCGGTAAAGGTGCGAATGCGCTCAGATGTAACCATAGGGACCGCGCTTAGTGGGGGGCTGGATTCTAGTGCGGTGATTTGCACGATGGCACACCTTGCCAAGCAAGGAGTGCAAACGCAAAAAGACTGGCAGCACGCCTTTGTCGCCTGCTTTAAAGACACGCATCAAGATGAGAGCTGGTATGCCAAGCAAGTAGTCGATCATATCGGCATAAACGCGACTTTTAAGGAGATCGAGCCGCTAAAAGAGTGGGATAATATCTCTAAATATTTTTATATGCTAGAAGATCTCTATGGGCGGATTTTACTGCACGATATTTTGATTTATAAAGAGCAAAGGAGCAATGGCATCACCGTAAGCCTTGATGGGCACGGGTCTGATGAGCTATTTTGCGGATATGGGCATATCCCCTATGCTTTGTGGGATAGCCGCTATCACCCACTGCGATTATGGCAGCTTATGCACACGACTAATGGCACGCGCCTACACCCAGAATCCACTTTTAGCGTGCTAAAATCTAGCCTAAGTATGTTTGCTCGCACGGGGGTAAAGCGGCTCATCGGCAGAGAGATTATTAAAAGCGCGGATTCTAGCCACCCAAATTTCCAAGCGATGGATACGCTAAATCAAGTGCTGTATGTGATGTTTTTTGAGACGCTTTTGCCTGTGATTATTCGCGATTATGATAAATGCTCGATGATTTCAAGCATAGAGATTCGTATGCCCTTTATGGATCACAGGCTTGTGGAGTTTATGTTTAGCCTGCCTTATCACTACAAAGTCGGTGGCGGCTATACCAAAAAGCTCTTGCGCGATAGTATCGGCACGCTTATGCCAAGCTCTGTTACTTGGCGTAAGCCAAAGCTAGGCTTTAATGCGCCTATGGGAGATTGGATCGCGCGAGATAAAAGCCACAATGGACTTAAGGAGTGGTTTTTAGACATTGCACACTCTAAGGACTTCCTAGAATGCCCCCTTGTGCCAAATGCCAAAGAGACGCAAAGCCAGATCCTAGCTCTAGCTAGCGGCAATATCGCGCAAGAAAACGCCCAAAACACCGCAGAAGAAGTATGGTGCGCGCTCAATCCCTACCTATGGCAAAAGTCCATAGCCCAATACGCGCTTAGATTCTAG
- the mshL gene encoding pilus (MSHA type) biogenesis protein MshL, protein MIAQAHTRILKRGFYYVLLALSLISLAQAQPTSKECANRSFTLQSKPNLSPKLLLEEIALECKLSLILENNAQAALDQTKVSFSFHKAKLQEILSTIAKASDTHYSLEQGLIRFSHLHTQTFHINYIATARVGSSNTDVVYGQESQAQSLSPHTSYFQPYSSNPLGDDIQTKALTQGTQSPIFGKSGTKIYSIDELNFWGDLENELIAIIYQENDSYHPKHPRIIINKGAGLITINATPSQLDRARIYLDALQARLREQVQIDVQIFHIEHSDINTIGVNWGKLFELGLNTQSPQVPLLSTTPSGLNYGVYVFSQDLSIGQIVQFLKEYGKTKSISNPKIITLNNQPAIISVGNVLRYSQSLIYQTSTNSSTIQNTGYQYPSVFSGVLLDVTPSIYGQEIILKINPSITAAKDPSIENQAQALNAPPNLSTNQLSSIVRIQNGQRVILGGLISETDSTSTKKLPLLGSIPIIKYLFSYKKTIKQKREMVIIITPTIIDNQSTDYTINEA, encoded by the coding sequence ATGATCGCCCAAGCACACACTAGAATCCTAAAGCGTGGATTCTACTATGTCCTGCTAGCCCTATCTCTAATCTCTCTAGCCCAAGCCCAGCCCACAAGCAAAGAATGCGCCAATAGATCCTTCACCCTCCAAAGCAAGCCCAATCTCTCCCCCAAGCTCCTACTAGAAGAAATCGCGCTTGAGTGCAAGCTCTCTTTAATCCTAGAAAACAACGCCCAAGCCGCCCTAGATCAAACAAAAGTAAGCTTCTCTTTCCACAAGGCAAAGCTCCAAGAGATTTTATCCACCATAGCCAAGGCAAGCGACACGCACTACTCCCTAGAGCAAGGGCTGATCCGCTTTAGCCACCTACACACGCAAACTTTCCATATCAACTACATCGCCACCGCACGCGTAGGCAGCTCCAATACCGATGTCGTCTATGGGCAAGAGTCCCAAGCCCAATCCCTAAGCCCACACACAAGCTATTTTCAGCCCTACTCTAGCAACCCCCTAGGCGATGATATACAGACAAAAGCCCTAACCCAAGGCACACAAAGCCCCATTTTTGGCAAATCTGGCACGAAGATTTACTCCATTGATGAGCTAAATTTCTGGGGCGATTTAGAAAATGAGCTCATAGCCATAATCTACCAAGAAAACGACAGCTACCACCCAAAGCACCCGCGCATTATCATCAACAAAGGCGCAGGACTCATCACCATAAACGCCACCCCAAGCCAGCTAGATCGCGCTAGAATCTACCTAGATGCCCTGCAAGCGCGTCTAAGAGAGCAAGTGCAAATTGATGTGCAGATTTTCCACATAGAGCATAGTGATATAAACACCATAGGCGTGAATTGGGGTAAGCTCTTTGAGCTAGGGCTAAACACCCAATCCCCCCAAGTCCCACTCCTAAGCACCACGCCTAGCGGGCTAAATTACGGCGTGTATGTCTTCTCACAGGATTTAAGTATCGGGCAGATCGTGCAGTTTCTCAAAGAATATGGCAAGACAAAATCCATTTCAAACCCCAAAATCATCACCCTAAACAACCAGCCAGCTATCATCTCTGTGGGCAATGTCCTACGCTACTCCCAGAGCCTTATCTATCAAACCTCAACCAACTCTTCCACGATCCAAAATACCGGCTACCAATACCCAAGCGTCTTTAGCGGCGTGCTGCTTGATGTAACGCCCTCAATCTACGGACAAGAAATTATCCTAAAGATCAATCCCTCTATCACTGCGGCAAAAGACCCAAGCATAGAGAATCAAGCCCAAGCCCTAAACGCCCCTCCAAATCTCTCTACCAATCAGCTCTCCTCCATTGTGCGCATACAAAATGGGCAGCGCGTGATTTTAGGCGGGCTTATTAGCGAGACAGATTCTACAAGCACCAAAAAGCTCCCCCTGCTAGGCTCAATCCCCATTATCAAATATCTCTTTTCTTACAAAAAGACCATAAAGCAAAAGCGCGAAATGGTCATCATAATCACCCCAACGATTATCGATAATCAAAGCACGGACTACACCATAAATGAAGCCTAA